GGCCGCCAACACGAAACTTCCAACGCGCATTGCTTTCCTGCTTCCTTGGCTCCGACACGGAGCTCCCCCACAGCGCATAACCGTCTGACACGTGCCGAGGACACGGCCGGGCGGAGTATTTTGCGGATTGTCTGCAGAATGCGGCGTTCCGCCTGGAGTCCGGGGGAGAGCACCCGGGTGAGCCCGTCGCGCCCGCGTGGCCACAGAGGGCGATTGGTGGCGTACGCGTACCCCTGTGCGCTCCGCGTAGGCTGGATGCGGCCCGTGCTTCCTGTATAGCTCCGAGAGGTGTCCCGTGTCCCCGCGTCGCAACCGACCCAAGGGCGCCGCTTCGTCCGGCTCGAGTGCAGAGGGCGAGCGCCCCGGCCGTTACGGGGGCTGGCAGTCCTCGCAGAACTGGCAGGGCGAGAACTGGAGCGTGCGGCACGTGGCCGGCGCGAGCGCGCAGGGCAAGTCGTACCGCTGCCCCGGCTGCGACCAGCTGATCCCGGACGGGGTGCCGCACGTGGTGGCCTGGGCCGAGCACACGGGCGTCGACGACCGCAGACACTGGCACAAGGCCTGCTGGAACGCGCGGGACCGCCGCACCCCGGGGGTGCAGCGGTCCCGTAACGCGCCGAGGTTCTGAGCGGACTCAGACGTCCCGCTTCTCCTGCAGCGCGAAGGCGCCGGCGAACGCGACGGCCGTGACGCCGAGGATGATCCACAGCGGGTCCCAGCCGGTCGGGCCGGACTGGCCTGCCGTGTTGAGGGAGTTGGCGTAGAAGACGCTCAGCTGGCTCGGGATCGAGTACTCGAACAGGGCGTCGCGCACGCCCTGCAGCGACTCCGAGAACATGAACAGCGCGATCACCAGCGGGGCCAGCACGGTGCCGATCATGATGGTGATGGCGCCGGCCGAGTGCCGGATGATCGAGCCGATGAGGAGCGAGACCAGGCCGAGCAGCGCGATGTAGAGCGAGATGCCGACCGTGCTCTTCAGCCACTCGCCGCCCGAGGGTTCCTTGGCGCCGTTGCCGTCCAGCATGGCCACGTGCAGGAACGCGACGAGGGAGGCCGACACCAGCGTCACCACGAACGCGACCAGGAAGAACACGATGGCCTTCGCCGCCAGCACGCGTCCGCGGCTCGGGCACGCGACCATCGTG
The Streptomyces tuirus genome window above contains:
- a CDS encoding ATP/GTP-binding protein, giving the protein MSPRRNRPKGAASSGSSAEGERPGRYGGWQSSQNWQGENWSVRHVAGASAQGKSYRCPGCDQLIPDGVPHVVAWAEHTGVDDRRHWHKACWNARDRRTPGVQRSRNAPRF
- a CDS encoding ABC-2 transporter permease translates to MSSPQPQMPQAAPAWQAAPGSAPHSGGPGYTSPIPVVRTHLGNAIASEWTKIRSVRSTMWTLGVFVLLVVGIGLLTGIVVSSSSSDLSGENALSLGFFGLLLGSMCIITLGVLTTASEYGTGMIRTTMVACPSRGRVLAAKAIVFFLVAFVVTLVSASLVAFLHVAMLDGNGAKEPSGGEWLKSTVGISLYIALLGLVSLLIGSIIRHSAGAITIMIGTVLAPLVIALFMFSESLQGVRDALFEYSIPSQLSVFYANSLNTAGQSGPTGWDPLWIILGVTAVAFAGAFALQEKRDV